A portion of the Vicia villosa cultivar HV-30 ecotype Madison, WI unplaced genomic scaffold, Vvil1.0 ctg.000141F_1_1_1, whole genome shotgun sequence genome contains these proteins:
- the LOC131624584 gene encoding serine carboxypeptidase-like 45 has product MMSQIHSCSLIATIIIVVTTQIIVGVNSFPESDKISSLPQQPKVEFQQYAGYITVDEVQKRSLFYYFVEAEVEPASKPVVLWLNGGPGCSSVGAGAFVEHGPFKPTQNGLIKNDYSWNKEANMLYLESPAGVGFSYSANESFYDFVNDEMTAKDNLVFLQQWFTKFQEYKNNDFFITGESYAGHYAPQLAQLILQTKSKINLKGIAIGNPLLDFNTDFNSRAEFIWSHGLISDSTYESFTKICNYSQIRRQHENGALTPICARVNRLVSMEISRYVDSYDVTLDICLPSENQQAYRLVQLQEGDKIDVCLEDETITYLNRKEVQEALHAKLVGIITTWFTCSEVLKYDMRNLEIPTISILGTLVKSGVRVLVFSGDQDSVIPLTGTRSLVNGLAKNIGLNTTESYRAWFNERQIGGWTQVYGSNILSFATIRGAAHEAPFSQPGRSLVLFKAFLEGKSLPTIV; this is encoded by the exons ATGATGTCTCAGATTCACTCATGCTCTTTGATTGCAACAATAATAATTGTTGTTACAACACAAATCATTGTAGGAGTAAATTCCTTTCCAGAATCTGATAAGATAAGCAGTTTACCTCAGCAGCCAAAAGTGGAATTCCAGCAATATGCTGGTTATATTACAGTTGATGAAGTGCAGAAAAGATCTTTGTTTTACTACTTTGTTGAAGCAGAAGTTGAACCGGCTTCTAAACCAGTTGTGCTTTGGTTAAATGGAG GGCCTGGTTGTTCATCTGTTGGAGCTGGAGCTTTTGTGGAGCATGGACCATTCAAACCAACTCAAAATGGCCTTATTAAAAATGATTACAGTTGGAACAAAG AGGCAAATATGTTGTACTTGGAATCACCTGCCGGTGTTGGTTTCTCCTATTCTGCAAATGAATCATTCTATGACTTTGTCAATGATGAAATGACAG CAAAGGATAACCTTGTCTTTCTACAACAATGGTTCACTAAATTTCAAGAGTACAAAAATAATGATTTCTTTATCACTGGAGAGAGCTATGCAG GTCACTATGCTCCTCAACTCGCACAACTCATTCTTCAAACCAAAAGCAAAATCAATCTCAAGGGTATAGCA ATAGGGAATCCTCTTCTTGATTTTAACACAGATTTCAACTCAAGAGCTGAGTTTATCTGGTCTCATGGACTGATATCAGATTCAACCTATGAATCCTTTACGAAAATATGCAACTATTCCCAAATTAGAAGACAACATGAAAATGGAGCACTGACTCCCATTTGTGCAAGAGTGAATAGGCTAGTCTCAATGGAG ATAAGTAGATATGTTGATTCGTACGATGTTACTCTTGATATTTGTCTGCCATCTGAAAATCAACAAGCATATAGGCTAGTTCAACTG CAAGAGGGAGATAAGATAGATGTTTGTCTGGAAGATGAAACAATCACATACTTGAATAGAAAAGAAGTTCAAGAAGCTCTCCATGCTAAGCTTGTAGGGATCATCACCACATGGTTTACTTGTAGTGA AGTTCTCAAATATGACATGCGAAATCTAGAGATCCCAACTATATCAATTCTAGGGACACTGGTTAAATCAGGTGTAAGAGTTCTAGTATTCAG TGGAGATCAAGATTCAGTTATACCCTTAACCGGAACGCGTTCTTTAGTGAATGGATTAGCCAAGAACATTGGGTTGAACACAACAGAGTCCTATAGAGCTTGGTTTAATGAAAGACAGATTGGTGGATGGACACAAGTATATGGTAGTAACATTTTATCGTTTGCAACCATAAGAGGAGCAGCTCATGAGGCTCCATTTTCACAACCAGGGAGATCATTGGTGTTGTTTAAGGCATTTTTGGAAGGAAAATCACTTCCAACTATTGTCTGA